AGAAAATTTAACAGCGTGATCTTCAGCGATGTCATATGATAAATGAAAGTGTTAAAAATTTCGAAACTACGGCCTTAATTattgttaatttttaaaaatataaatcatgatTTATCTGTTTTTAGAACTTCAAGAATATAGATAAAGATTAAGAAATAGTGTAGCAGTTCTCTGAAAATGCAAAAAACAGAGAATATATAAGATATGATAGTTACGAATGGATTACAAATTTACCAAAAATTGATTTTCATAGTCAATTTTATCAAATGAAAGAATAGAAATTGATACTCCTGTAAGAGCCTGGGTCATGAATGACCCGGgatatcaaatggattcccaaatcaGGATCAATTTGCAGGATGGATTCTTCTGAAGGCGGGCAAGTGCAAGCTCGGACTCTACTCCCCGGGCAACCAGACGCCCGGGCTCTCATATAAAGTCCCGGGAGGTATTCTAACCGGGCCACCTCGAGAATTGAACCACACTCGAGTATGATTGATACATGCCGTCTAATCTGTCAGAACAACTTGGGCTTGGAGTGTCctagaagtcatcagaagctaggGTATGGACAACCGACTTGCCATACTTAGTAGGTGGTACTGAAATCGAGGTACCTACCTCATTTTCTCCTATAAATAAGCAGGTATACTTCTCATTTGAAGGATCCCCCTCTCTGGTTCTCTCTGGAGAATTCACCCTTACGCATATGTTATCATACATATTTACACCAATAGCCTTTACTTTTATCTGAGCTACACTGGTTatcatcttcacctgctgacttaagcatcggaatGGCTACGTCGGaaacccctccggcgcccattcacgagttcatctcCTTATTTGCAGGTCACAGTGGAAGCTATAGCTCACGGGTTCATCTACCTTTCTCATTTTCCTTAATAAATTATTGATctgatccggtggagcacccgaccctgctcgTCCATTTCGCCAGGATCTCATCAGAAATATATTTCTTTCTGATTACTTAGAAAAACAAattctaatatatttttctaaagGGTTGATGCttgataatataataataatgatacggataatatatatatatatatatatatatatatatatatatatatatatatatatatatatatatatatatataaggcaTTTAATAAATTGACTTCATGCTTTGAATATAGAGCTTCACTTCTTTTTCAAACAAGCGTGCTCTGTATATATATCATCAGGCTGGGGGAGACGAATCTTTACTTTGATTTCCCCTGTAATCAATTAATTTATTGGAGTGtttatattatgttttatatgtATATAGACGAACCATCATTGTGTCTGCTTCTTGAGTAGGTCTTTTTTTAAACGATCTCACATATCTTTATTCATGAGACGTGTCAACTTtgatcatatttataataaaaagtaaattttttaatggacgacacaaatataatattgtctcacaaaattgattcgCGTGTTCGTTTCACAAAAGTTTGTATGCTTGAATCAGGGAGGAAAACcacaatttattttttctttaaatacaCGACTGATGAGCCCgtgttaatttatttttaaactttcggGTTATCTTGATAAAATTTGTGCTTAGCTAGATTCGAATATAATAGTTTTGTTAAAATTGGATATTGCATTCATATTCGATTCTATGTTACACCGAGAGTTGCATTGGCCCAGATAATTTTATGTGGGGGTCGTATATTTTGAAGTCATCCAACTATTATTAtcccttcaattttttttaattttttttgtatattCTTAATAATCTGCTCTCATCAAGACTACGGAAATGGAGTTAATTGAATTGGGTCGTGGAAGTATAAAAGAGACTTGCCATAAAATAAAGAGTGGGTTTCATGTGAGACTGTttcacagatcataatctgtgagacggaccaaccatactcatattcacaataaaaaataataatcttggcataaaaagtaatactttttcatgagtaacctaaataagatatccgtctcacaaatacgacttatgaaaccatctcacataagtttttacctAAAATAAATTGCATGTGCTTCCTACTTCCGAATCTATTTAACTTGTTAGGCCGATCATGACTtctttcaatattttaaaaaatatcgaGTCTAGTTTTGTCGCAATTACGTGCATTGGACGACAACTTAGTAAATGAGCCGTTCATGTCAAATAATTCAACATCTTATTTcatgttaaattattaatttcttatttaatattttttgtcgATTTATCGAAATACATTGATAATGTAATGCCCCGAGcccgtgactgcacaatgaacCTCTATAGCAACTATTTTTATTCGtcatcgctttacgaaaatgattaactcaagttgctatagaagtccattgtagctCATTATAATCTGATTTTAACTCtataatttttaagatgtggaAGAAGCATATCACATATAACATGATACTTGTGCTATAATATTTTGAAATCTCATGGAAGCCATTTCTTGTCTTTGTTATCTTTCGATAATGACGATCACTCTCAATCTTCTTCATTCTCCAGCTTTACAAgttaatactataatataatatatgaaGAATCCATATTTTCTTGGTACATAAGAAAATTTAGATTACAAAATCTTGTGTCATTGGATCTTTGCAGCTTTTCTGTGTGGATTTTTGCATTTATTAATGTTATTTGTGGTGTCCACCTGGAAGAAAAAAGCCAAGCTGGGGCACCCAAATGCCAAATCTCTCCAACCTTATCCTCCCTCTGAAATGAAACTCGCCCTCGCCGTTGATAATAATAAGAacatttaaacaaaaaaattgtATAACCTGCGCCTCCCTGTCAACTTATTATATTACAATTACAATTATGTTATGTTAAAGATTGAGCCTCGAACCTAACTCAATCTTAAAAACTTAATTTAAAAAAGAATAATGTTAAATTCTATATATGCAACTCAAATGGAATTTATCCGGCCGATGTGAGATAACTAACACAACCCTTTTACGcccataaataaatatttggagTGCGAAGTTTACAGATGACCCGACTATGGATAGAACGTGTGGCCTAACTATGGACATTCCAACATATAAAGGTAAAACTTGAGTTTTGATATCAAATTTAAATTGAGACTTGGACATAACTCAACTCAAAAAACTAACTCAATGAAGATGATTATCAGAGTTCATATATGCAACTCCTATTATGTGATACAACTAATATGTTATACTTGTATTTTTGTTTATAAcagttaaaatgtttatgaaatacgtaataaattttaaataataaaggaaAATACCATATGTATAAACTGCGTTATAAATTagattataatatatatttgaaattataaaattatccGTGTATTTTTTATTagagaaaaatattttcaaaaatttattgaaaataGTTTCATAATTAACGTGTAACAAAATCTGAACATGTAGCAATTACCTAtaataaattacaaaattaaaaaaaaaacaaacaaaacaacTTAGCATTAATAGTGATAAATATTAAAGCACAATCATTTAcatataataatgataataataaaaataacagtaATTTTAACTATCCTCGGAATCGTCGGGGCTGGGGTATTCATTCAGGTCGGGCTTCTCGGAGACCGGGCCGGAGTCGGCGCGTGCATGGCCGGTGGCCTGGATGGCGTCGACGCTAGCTCCAACTTCAATGGCTTTCTTCCTTATGGTGGCGGCAGACAACTCCCCAGGCTCGTCACCATCTTTAACTATGTGTTCAGGGAAGTTCAGCCTCGCCGTAGGACCGCGGAGATAGAAAACCGCGGTGTCGTACGCACGAGCTGCCGCCACCGGGGAGTTGTAGGAGCCGAGCCAGATTCTTGATCTTTTGTTCGGCTCCCTAATCTCCGCCACCCATTTCCCCCATTTCCTCATCCGTATACCTCTGTAGGGCTTGTCTTGCTGCCTCCGCCTCCGCTTAGTCTCCCCAGTTGATGAACATGGTGACGAATTAATACAAGCTTCTTCCATAGTTAAAATCTAATGTCGAAGAAAATAGAACGAACCCTTTTGATTTCTTGGGATAGTTCTCTAAAAAATTTCGACCTTTTTTGTAAGGAAATTTGAGAAATAATATTAGCTTGAAAATGAGATTGACGACATCGACATGTTTGTGATAACGTCGTATGAGAAATAAATCGTAGAAAAACACTTGCTTTGAGGCTTCATActcatatatattatttatcacACGGATGTGGACTGGTTTAGTGGACCGGTTgtcataataaaatattattgaaaaaagaaaaaaaaaacacttatATCCTTGAAAATTGAATGTTATATTATAAGTAAAATATGAACATAATTATGGATATACATGACAATATTATGATCCACAAAAAATGGATATAATTCGGTCTTGGTATTACTTATCGGCGTGGCTTTGTGCAGCCCGCCCTCGCATTATGAATGGTCCTACATTGTTAATAATTACGTTGTCTTGGTTATTATGATGTATCGATTTCTCATTTGTGGCCTtcctttatatatataatatatatatatatatatatatacctttgATAAGGTGTTCGGGTTGGTGTAATAAGTGAAAGTTTGACCAATGATCTAGAGTTCGATTATCatgttaatatttttttggacAAATTTTCTGTACAATGTTTGTCTATTACATTATACCTTACCTAGTGTGATTTACAAATTATAATGTTAATTTCAATGGGTTACCATGTGAATATGGAAGAATATATAGCATTGAAGAGATAAAGTGTACGTATATAGATAACGTACAGATTTAAATTTTAGACATTAATAAATGGGACATATAAAATAATCATAGTAGATTGAGAATGCAAAGAGGGACCAATTATTAAAAGTCGGGAATATAAACTTAATAATATATTCAATGAAAAAATCCTATCTTTCATTTATATTCGATTAAGAGTGGTACATCGTATCGTATTGTACCGtaacaaaaattatatatcgtATACCGCATCGAAAATTACAATATGAACAAATTCATAtcgataccgtaccgaaattttcggtatcgaaatttgaataaatattattagCATACTGATTATATCGAAATTTTACGATATATCGATATTTTGATACGGTATTCTATATACCATTTTATAcccttatatttttaaaattttataaatttattgttttaaaaattatatattttaaaaaaattatatattttttcagtattttgatattataatatatactgaaattttcaaattatatatcgTTATCTTATCGTACAGAAATCTTCTGTATACCGAAAATTTGGTAAATAAGATATTTTTTCAGTACGGTAATCTGGATATACCGAAAATTGACATTTTTTTCCCCATTTCTATATATACCGAAGATTTGgtaaaataagatattatttcagtacggtaatctcaatatatcgaAAATTCGACATTTTTTCCCATTTCTATAACCAACGGCATCACAGAAACTGCGTGTTGTACAACTTTTATTACAATTTAAACTTTTGCCTAAAATTCGGCTCTACTGCCGCTACGTTAAATTTAATGGACTGAGGTTACTACACAGTTCGGGACATATTCCATCGACATACTAACATCAACTTGTTTTCAAGATCCGATTTTCGAGCCTTGTAATAGAGATACAACTCATCTTTTCGGCATTCAATTTGCGCATCAAAGGACAATGGGAGACCTACAACTTGATGAAAACAATTAATTaccaaattattattattattattattattattattattattattattattattatattgtgttttgactGGGAATGTTATCATGTAATGCTGAAATGGACCACTTAGAACTGTCGATTCAAATTCGAGTTTAGTTTTGCTACACAAGCTCGCTCGATCAGTTAGCTAACTATCGTGCTCAACTCTCCCTCAAATTAAATTGTACGAGTTCGATTTTGAACTTTCTTTTTATCTTAAAAAAGTTGAAAATGACAATTTGTCAccgtaaaataatataaatatcaatGATACagctcaaatttttaaaattttgaagcaGTCCAATAACTATATTTATGTATCTTTCTAAGCAGAAACAATTGTTACAcctcaatgttcatttttggaTAATTTTATTCTTTGAATTCCATGAGAATTGAACACTTTATTGTTGCTCCGCTGTCAATTATAGGATCAGATAagatattaatattataaaattgacttatgagacggttttacatgagtttttttttttttttgggtttattAGGTTTTCGAAGTTTTGTTTTTGTACACTCCTTCTCTTTGTTTTTAGTTCTAATATATGTAATGTTGATGTGATATCGAAAAATGTTGACTTGTCTGACGTAATGTTAGAAATTTGACCAAAATAGCTGAAAAGTAAAATTAGTAATTTTGAAAACTCAATAGACAAAACCCAAAATTTGACAAGATAATCAATCAAaaaaagtatttatttaaaataaatttaagtgGCCCTCTTGATGGAATCTTTTGGATTAATAAAAAAAGTTGAAATCCTTTTGTATTTTTTGAGTTGGGAAATTCATTTCTGCTCGAGTTGAAGTGTAAAAGAATTGAATTGAGTCGaataatataaaaaacataAGGCCCAAATTCAGGTCGAAGTAGATATATTTGAGCTCGAGCTGAATTTGAAactcgaaaattttaaaatatttgatccGAGTTCTATTCGAATCAGGTCTCGGGTCTGAGTTCGGCGCAAAAATTTCTAACATAGTTTGTAAACTATTCAAATTTTATTGCtcgaaaatat
The Primulina eburnea isolate SZY01 chromosome 5, ASM2296580v1, whole genome shotgun sequence genome window above contains:
- the LOC140832738 gene encoding ethylene-responsive transcription factor ERF008-like produces the protein MEEACINSSPCSSTGETKRRRRQQDKPYRGIRMRKWGKWVAEIREPNKRSRIWLGSYNSPVAAARAYDTAVFYLRGPTARLNFPEHIVKDGDEPGELSAATIRKKAIEVGASVDAIQATGHARADSGPVSEKPDLNEYPSPDDSEDS